Proteins from a genomic interval of Medicago truncatula cultivar Jemalong A17 chromosome 3, MtrunA17r5.0-ANR, whole genome shotgun sequence:
- the LOC11410794 gene encoding uncharacterized protein — protein MKVIKLSFEDTTTIANAKTITSATHSEPNISSSGPLVTYELKTSSHLEGSMLGKIEAASLSIISGTKNETDLQLVAPKQKVIEISVEEGSTSTHVAMEDINKLIEEDPLLAFEKLLTGQVPISSVQILLQELKTLDSSSDLDDLVSNQESKSKLISLVHQLSQHQEMLTSELKDFVEKVKNFFNDNIIKHATSQQVFNKHNQLLALKTDLMNKLWSAKSTQTHIDGESSTANAQIHEFSLQIDDLKSVLNKCDVQKDKLKAECTEWAQQSKE, from the exons atgaaggTTATCAAGTTAAGTTTTGAAGATACAACAACTATAGCTAATGCCAAGACAATAACATCGGCAACTCATTCAGAACCGAATATTTCATCATCAGGGCCATTAGTTACTTATGAGCTTAAAACATCTTCACAT TTGGAGGGTTCTATGTTAGGCAAAATAGAAGCAGCAAGTTTGTCCATCATTTCAGGAACAAAGAATGAGACAGATTTACAATTAGTGGCTCCTAAACAAAAG GTTATCGAGATAAGTGTTGAAGAAGGAAGTACATCAACACATGTAGCAATGGAAGATATTAACAAGCTGATCGAAGAAGACCCACTTCTTGCATTTGAGAAGCTTCTTACTGGACAAGTGCCAATTTCCTCCGTTCAAATTTTACTTCAAGAATTGAAGACTTTGGACTCATCGTCAGACCTTGACGATCTTGTATCTAACCAAGAGtccaaatcaaaattgatttcgCTTGTTCATCAGTTGAGTCAGCATCAAGAAATGTTAACTTCTGAATTGAAGGACTTTGTTGAGAAAGTGAAGAACTTCTTCAATGATAACATTATCAAACACGCCACTTCTCAACAAGTATTCAACAAGCACAACCAACTTCTTGCTTTGAAAACTGATCTCATGAACAAGCTTTGGAGTGCAAAGAGTACACAAACCCACATTGACGGGGAATCTTCAACTGCCAATGCTCAGATACATGAATTCTCTTTAcaaattgatgatttgaagtcAGTCCTGAACAAATGTGATGTTCAGAAGGATAAGTTGAAGGCTGAATGTACTGAGTGGGCACAACAAAGTAAAGAATAA
- the LOC11409261 gene encoding transcription initiation factor TFIID subunit 15b isoform X2, producing MSGGYGHDAGGGSAPPSYGASGGYGGGGGGGYAGGYAGNESGGGYAAKGSGNGGGRGYGGNDGGGYGGRSGYGGNDGGGYGGRGGGGRGGGGGGGGYGGRGGGGGFQGGDRGGRGGGGGRGGSGRDGDWRCPNESCGNNNFARRSECNKCGTPCPTSGNDRGGGGGGGGYNRGGSGGGYDSNRGGRSENYGGRTSDYNGGRGNNNDGRSGGSNRGGSYGGNQGREDGGYGQAPPVAAAQSYGGAGGNYPPTYGGNANYGTDAVPPPTSYTGGPNSYPPSYGGNTGGYGGGDARSGGRAVPQAGYDSGNRGGFGGAPAEPAPAAPVKQCDENCGDTCDNSRIYISNLPPDVTVDELQQLFGGIGQVGRIKQKGVIGLFFDSLCEELEASTFYLPPTHTKKKASTF from the exons ATGTCTGGAGGGTACGGTCACGATGCCGGAGGTGGCTCTGCGCCACCTTCCTATGGTGCTAGTGGTGGTTACGGAGGCGGAGGAGGTGGTGGCTATGCTGGTGGATATGCTGGGAATGAAAGCGGTGGTGGTTACGCAGCGAAAGGAAGCGGAAACGGTGGTGGTAGAGGATATGGAGGTAACGATGGTGGAGGTTACGGTGGAAGGAGTGGATATGGTGGAAACGATGGCGGAGGATATGGTGGAAGAGGTGGTGGCGGtagaggaggtggtggtggtggtggaggataTGGAGGTCGAG GTGGCGGTGGCGGTTTTCAAGGTGGAGATCGCGGTGGCCGAGGTGGAGGTGGTGGCCGTGGTGGAAGTGGCAGAGATGGAGATTGGCGTTGCCCTAACGAAag TTGTGGGAACAATAACTTCGCTAGAAGGAGTGAATGTAACAAATGTGGTACCCCATGTCCTACCAGTGGTAATGACCGCGGTGGCGGCGGCGGCGGCGGTGGGTATAATAGAGGAGGAAGTGGTGGAGGATATGACAGTAACCGAGGAGGTAGGTCTGAGAACTATGGAGGTAGAACTAGTGATTATAATGGTGGAAGGGGTAATAACAATGATGGAAGAAGTGGAGGGAGCAATAGGGGTGGCTCGTATGGCGGGAATcaaggcagagaagatggtggCTATGGTCAAGCACCTCCTGTTGCTGCTGCTCAGTCTTATGGTGGTGCTGGTGGAAACTATCCACCTACCTATGGTGGGAATGCAAATTATGGAACAGATGCCGTTCCTCCACCTACAAGTTATACCGGTGGACCTAATTCATATCCTCCTTCATATGGGGGTAACACGGGTGGTTATGGTGGAGGTGATGCACGGAGTGGTGGCAGGGCTGTGCCTCAAGCTGGATATGACAGTGGTAATCGTGGTGGATTTGGTGGAGCTCCTGCTGAGCCAGCTCCAGCGGCTCCGGTGAAGCAGTGCGATGAGAATTGTGGAGATACATGTGACAACTCTAGAATCTATATCTCAAATTTACCACCCGATGTGACTGTTGATGAATTGCAGCAACTTTTTGGAGGCATTGGACAA GTTGGAAGAATAAAGCAGAAAGGGGTAATAGGTTTATTTTTTGATTCTCTTTGCGAAGAATTAGAGGCCTCAACATTCTATCTCCCCCccacacacaccaaaaaaaAGGCCTCAACATTCTAG